The Henckelia pumila isolate YLH828 chromosome 2, ASM3356847v2, whole genome shotgun sequence genome includes a window with the following:
- the LOC140879170 gene encoding ABC transporter B family member 3-like has protein sequence MAEDSKRRSDSGNEEIRVVNKVPIYKLFLFADSADYALMAIGFVSAIATGLCVPIMTLLVGELADSFGQNVGTKSVVNEVSKVSLKFVYLALGSGIAAFLEVSCWTITGERQAVRIRNLYLKAILRQEIGYFDKETSTGEIMDRMTNDTILIQNVINEKIGNFLQLSASFIGGFLIAFTKGWILTLILLSVIPLLVILAALVTVITSKMISRGQSANSAAAVVAEQTVSSIRTVASFTGEKQAIAKYENSLYRAYRAGVHEGLAAGLCLGVTALVLFSSYGLAVWFGAKMILHYGYSGGDAVNIMMAVLMGSISLGQASASLSAIISGQVAAFKIYHTISREPGIDPFNGGGRVMDDIKGYVELNDVHFSYPSRPNEKIFSGFSVRIPNGTTLALVGESGSGKSTVINLVERFYDPQAGQVLIDGINIKEFRLGWIRGKIGLVNQEPVLFALSIRDNISYGKDDASIEEIETAAKHANAAKFIDKLPQRLDTMVGQNGTQLSGGQKQRIALARAILKDPRILLLDEATSALDAESEKTVQEALDMVMINRTTLIVAHRLSTVRNADVIAVIQHGKIVEKGSHSELTQNLDGAYSRLIQLQKFDKDSSQNSLNHLDGEEITADSRHHSNQPISFLRSISRGSSGIGNSSRHSLSAVNKLDSLFDEPKSPISSQHKVEHKIPLYRLARLNKPEIPELVLGSLAAAVNGAILPLYGLVFSSVVTSFYEPSHKLQKDSNFWACMFVVLGLVSLLVAPLRTYFFSVAGCKLIKRIRLMCFEKVVHMEISWFDKKENSNSSIGSRLSTDATYVRSLVGDSLGLLVQNIATAVVGLIIGFTASWQLSLIVLFMLPLLGLHWYFHGKFISGFSADAKKLYMEATQVAGDAVGNIRIVASHCAEEKVLALHNKKCEVPLRLGTKQGLLSGAGFGISFFFLYSVYAISYYAGARLVDAGTTTFGHVFQVFLGLGMTAVVISHSRALAPDAGRANAGAASIFTFLDQKSKIDSFDDSGTTLENVKGDIEFHNVLFKYPSRPDVQIFKNLCLAIHSGKIVALVGESGCGKSTILSLLQRFYDPDSGQITLDGVEVQTLKLKWLRQQMGLVSQEPVLFNDTIRANISYGKEGNAIETEMFVAAELANAHKFISSLQEGYDTIVGERGIQLSGGQKQRVAIARAILKKPRILLLDEATSALDAESEKVVQDALDRVTLGRTTVIVAHRLSTITKADVIAVVKNGAIVEQGKHEDLINKRDGIYASLVALQDGGTGSGA, from the exons ATGGCCGAGGATAGTAAACGAAGATCAGATAGCGGAAATGAAGAGATTAGAGTTGTCAACAAAGTTCCAATCTATAAGTTGTTCTTGTTTGCAGACTCGGCGGATTATGCGTTGATGGCCATTGGATTTGTCTCAGCTATAGCAACTGGATTATGCGTGCCTATCATGACATTATTAGTCGGCGAATTAGCCGACTCGTTCGGACAGAATGTGGGAACCAAAAGTGTCGTTAATGAAGTCTCCAAG GTGTCCCTGAAGTTTGTGTATCTTGCCTTGGGGTCTGGCATCGCTGCATTTTTGG AGGTGTCATGCTGGACGATCACAGGGGAAAGACAGGCTGTTCGAATAAGAAATTTATACCTCAAAGCCATTCTAAGGCAAGAAATTGGATACTTTGACAAAGAAACGAGTACCGGAGAAATTATGGATAGGATGACTAATGACACTATTTTGATTCAAAATGTTATAAATGAAAAG ATAGGAAATTTTTTACAGCTTTCAGCGTCTTTCATTGGAGGGTTCCTGATAGCCTTTACAAAGGGATGGATTCTTACTCTCATCTTGCTTTCGGTTATCCCTCTTCTTGTTATCCTTGCTGCTTTAGTGACTGTCATTACATCGAAGATGATATCACGGGGGCAATCAGCAAACTCAGCAGCAGCTGTTGTGGCTGAACAAACCGTTAGCTCGATAAGAACT GTTGCATCTTTCACTGGGGAAAAGCAAGCCATTGCTAAGTATGAGAACTCTCTATATAGAGCGTATAGAGCAGGTGTACATGAGGGGTTGGCCGCGGGATTATGTTTAGGTGTAACTGCATTAGTCCTCTTTAGTAGTTACGGGTTAGCAGTATGGTTCGGTGCCAAAATGATTTTACACTACGGATATTCTGGCGGGGATGCAGTTAACATAATGATGGCTGTTCTCATGGGATCTAT TTCTTTGGGACAGGCATCTGCATCCTTGAGTGCAATAATCTCTGGTCAAGTTGCTGCTTTTAAAATCTATCATACAATATCAAGAGAACCAGGAATCGATcctttcaatggaggaggacgTGTGATGGATGACATAAAAGGGTATGTTGAGCTAAATGACGTGCATTTTAGCTACCCTTCTAGGCCAAATGAAAAGATATTTTCTGGGTTTTCTGTACGAATTCCGAACGGGACAACGCTGGCTTTGGTTGGAGAAAGTGGAAGTGGAAAATCAACTGTTATAAATCTTGTAGAGAGATTTTATGATCCACAAGCGGGTCAAGTGCTAATTGATGGTATTAATATCAAAGAATTTCGGCTCGGATGGATTAGAGGGAAAATCGGGCTCGTAAACCAGGAACCTGTGTTGTTTGCTTTGAGCATTAGAGATAACATTTCATACGGGAAGGATGATGCATCGATTGAAGAAATTGAAACTGCTGCAAAACATGCCAATGCTGCTAAATTCATAGACAAACTGCCTCAG AGGCTAGACACTATGGTTGGACAGAACGGGACGCAGCTATCAGGCGGCCAGAAACAGAGAATAGCTTTAGCCAGGGCGATCTTGAAAGATCCGAGGATTCTACTTCTAGACGAAGCTACAAGTGCACTTGATGCAGAATCAGAGAAAACAGTGCAGGAAGCACTAGACATGGTGATGATCAACAGAACAACACTCATTGTGGCGCATCGATTAAGTACAGTCAGGAATGCCGATGTCATTGCTGTTATCCAGCATGGAAAGATAGTAGAAAAAG GTTCACATTCAGAATTGACGCAAAATCTTGATGGGGCATACAGTCGGCTCATACAACTGCAAAAATTTGATAAAGATTCATCCCAAAATTCTTTAAATCACCTAGATGGAGAAGAGATTACTGCTGATTCTAGACATCACTCAAACCAACCTATCTCATTCTTACGATCCATAAGTCGCGGATCATCAGGAATAGGAAACAGCAGTCGACACTCACTCTCAGCTGTCAACAAATTAGATTCGTTGTTTGACGAACCAAAATCTCCAATTTCATCACAACACAAAGTGGAGCATAAAATCCCATTATACCGATTGGCTCGCCTTAACAAACCCGAAATTCCAGAGTTAGTACTTGGTTCTTTAGCTGCAGCTGTCAACGGTGCCATATTACCACTTTATGGGCTCGTATTCTCTAGTGTGGTAACAAGTTTCTATGAACCATCTCATAAGCTTCAGAAGGATTCTAACTTTTGGGCTTGTATGTTCGTTGTTCTCGGTTTGGTGTCTCTTCTGGTGGCACCTCTAAGGACGTACTTCTTTTCCGTGGCAGGGTGTAAGTTGATTAAGCGAATAAGACTAATGTGCTTTGAAAAGGTTGTTCACATGGAAATAAGTTGGTTCGATAAAAAGGAGAACTCAAATAGTTCAATAGGCTCACGGCTTTCAACAGATGCAACATATGTTAGAAGTTTGGTCGGAGATTCACTCGGATTACTTGTACAAAATATTGCAACAGCTGTTGTTGGTTTGATAATTGGTTTCACGGCGAGCTGGCAATTGTCTCTCATAGTTTTGTTCATGTTACCTCTTCTTGGACTCCATTGGTATTTTCATGGGAAATTTATTAGTGGATTTAGTGCTGATGCTAAG AAATTGTACATGGAAGCCACTCAAGTAGCAGGTGATGCTGTTGGGAACATACGAATTGTTGCTTCGCATTGTGCAGAAGAGAAAGTACTAGCACTACACAATAAAAAGTGTGAAGTTCCTTTGAGACTTGGAACCAAACAAGGCCTACTAAGTGGAGCTGGTTTCGGGAtatcctttttttttctttattcgGTTTATGCCATAAGTTACTATGCTGGAGCTCGATTGGTTGATGCTGGAACGACAACGTTTGGTCATGTTTTTCAA GTTTTTCTCGGACTTGGTATGACAGCTGTGGTGATATCTCACTCGAGGGCTCTTGCACCAGATGCAGGCAGAGCCAATGCTGGTGCTGCTTCTATATTTACATTTCTCGACCAGAAATCAAAAATAGACTCTTTTGACGACTCTGGGACCACATTAGAAAATGTAAAGGGTGACATTGAATTTCATAATGTCCTTTTTAAGTATCCAAGTAGGCCTGATGttcagattttcaaaaatttgtgcTTGGCAATTCATTCAGGCAAG ATTGTTGCGCTCGTCGGTGAAAGTGGTTGTGGAAAATCAACAATCCTATCCTTATTGCAAAGATTTTATGATCCAGATTCAGGACAGATCACTCTAGACGGCGTTGAAGTCCAAACTCTGAAGTTGAAGTGGTTAAGACAACAGATGGGGCTAGTAAGCCAAGAGCCTGTGTTATTCAACGATACCATTCGAGCAAACATTTCCTATGGAAAGGAAGGTAACGCCATAGAAACTGAAATGTTTGTTGCTGCAGAGTTGGCTAATGCACATAAATTCATCAGTAGTTTACAAGAG GGATATGACACGATAGTCGGTGAGAGGGGTATTCAGTTATCCGGAGGACAGAAGCAACGAGTCGCCATTGCACGAGCTATACTAAAGAAGCCACGAATATTACTACTTGATGAAGCCACAAGTGCCCTTGATGCCGAATCCGAGAAAGTTGTTCAAGATGCTTTGGACCGAGTCACATTAGGCCGAACCACTGTGATCGTGGCACACAGGCTATCTACCATAACGAAAGCTGATGTTATCGCGGTTGTGAAGAATGGAGCCATCGTAGAGCAAGGGAAACATGAAGATTTGATCAATAAGAGAGATGGCATCTATGCTTCTTTAGTTGCATTACAAGATGGTGGCACTGGCAGTGGTGCTTAG